One genomic window of Salvelinus alpinus chromosome 17, SLU_Salpinus.1, whole genome shotgun sequence includes the following:
- the LOC139542503 gene encoding dnaJ homolog subfamily C member 11-like isoform X2, producing MAPALEDGEFDNDDYYSLLNVRREATQEELKVSYRRLCMLYHPDKHRDPELKRQAEQLFNLVHQAYEVLSDPQSRAIYDIYGKRGLDVEGWEVVERKRSPVEIREEFERLQREREERRLQQRTNPKGMISVGVDATDLFDHYEEDYEDVPGGGFPHVEINKMHISQSIEAPLTTSDTAVLSGSLSTHNGNGGGNINVALRRVTSAKGWGEVEFGAGDTHGPLLGMKIFRNLTARCFVTAQCGLHFSSRGVRPGCTTMLARHLDKNTMGYLQWRWGTQSSMNTSIVRDTKTSHFTLAMQLGIPHSFMMMSYQYKFQDDDQTKVKGSIKAGFFGTVVEYGAERKISRHSVLGATVSVGVPQGVSLKIKLNRASQTYFFPIHLTDQLLPSAVFYATVGPLVFYLAIQRLVIRPYVRAQKEHDLEKHRESSASDIARKRQEAESAVLLMQESVRRIIETEESKMGLIILNAWYGKFVTDNSQKHERAKVIDVTVPLQCLVKDSKLILTEATKSGLPGFYDPCVGEEKSLKVLYQFQGAMHQVLSPEGEALRIPKQSHRIDADT from the exons ATGGCGCCGGCCTTGGAAGACGGTGAATTTGACAACGATGATTACTATTCTTTACTTAATGTCAGAAGAGAG GCAACACAGGAGGAACTGAAGGTGTCATACAGGCGACTGTGCATGCTCTACCACCCAGACAAGCACAGAGACCCTGAATTGAAAAGGCAGGCGGAACAGCTCTTTAACCTAGTGCATCAAGCTTATGAGG TCCTTAGTGACCCACAGTCACGAGCTATCTATGACATCTATGGCAAGAGAGGACTGGATGTTGAAGGATGGGAG GTGGTGGAGAGAAAAAGATCACCAGTAGAGATCCGAGAGGAGTTTGAGcgtctgcagagagagagggaggagagacggcTACAGCAGAGGACCAATCCCAAg GGGATGATCAGTGTGGGTGTAGATGCCACAGACCTCTTTGATCACTATGAGGAGGATTACGAGGATGTGCCTGGAGGGGGCTTCCCACATGTTGAGATCAACAAGATGCACATATCACAATCCATAGAG GCCCCCCTCACCACCTCAGACACAGCTGTTCTCTCTGGCTCCCTCTCAACCCACAATGGAAACGGAGGAGGAAATATTAACGTGGCACTGCGGAGAGTCACCTCTGCTAAGGGCTGGGGGGAG GTGGAGTTTGGGGCAGGGGACACACACGGGCCCCTCTTAGGTATGAAGATATTCCGTAACCTCACAGCTCGCTG CTTTGTGACTGCTCAGTGTGGACTCCATTTCTCGTCCCGGGGTGTGCGGCCTGGTTGCACCACGATGCTGGCTCGGCACCTGGACAAGAACACCATGGGCTACCTGCAGTGGCGCTGGGGCACCCAGTCCTCCATGAACACCAGCATCGTCAGGGACACGAAGACCAGCCACTTCACCTTGGCCATGCAG CTTGGGATCCCTCACTCCTTCATGATGATGAGCTACCAGTACAAGTTCCAGGACGATGACCAGACCAAAGTCAAGGGCTCAATCAA AGCTGGCTTTTTTGGGACGGTGGTGGAGTATGGTGCAGAGAGAAAGATCAGTCGGCACAGTGTCTTGGGGGCGACTGTCAGTGTAGGAGTGCCTCAGGGCGTCTCCCTCAAAATAAA GCTGAACCGAGCCAGCCAGACATATTTCTTCCCCATCCATCTGACTGACCAGCTCCTGCCCAGTGCAGTGTTCTACGCCACAGTTGGACCACTCGTCTTCTACCTCGCTATTCAGAGACTCGTCATCAGGCCCTACGTGCGTGCCCAGAAGGAACA TGACCTGGAGAAGCACCGGGAGAGTTCAGCCTCGGACATTGCTAGGAAGAGGCAGGAGGCAGAGTCTGCT GTTTTGCTAATGCAGGAATCTGTGCGCAGGATCATTGAAACTGAGGAATCTAAAATGG GTCTCATCATCCTCAACGCCTGGTACGGCAAGTTTGTGACGGACAACAGTCAGAAGCATGAGAGGGCAAAGGTCATTGATGTGACTGTTCCGCTGCAGTGCCTGGTGAAGGACTCCAAACTCATCCTCACAGAGGCCACAAAA TCAGGACTACCTGGGTTCTATGACCCCTGTGTGGGGGAGGAGAAGAgtctgaaggtactgtatcagtTCCAGGGAGCGATGCATCAAGTCCTCTCTCCTGAAGGGGAAGCACTCAGGATACCAAAACAAT CTCACAGGATTGATGCCGACACATAG
- the LOC139542503 gene encoding dnaJ homolog subfamily C member 11-like isoform X3: protein MAPALEDGEFDNDDYYSLLNVRREVRHVWMLFGCATQEELKVSYRRLCMLYHPDKHRDPELKRQAEQLFNLVHQAYEVLSDPQSRAIYDIYGKRGLDVEGWEVVERKRSPVEIREEFERLQREREERRLQQRTNPKGMISVGVDATDLFDHYEEDYEDVPGGGFPHVEINKMHISQSIEAPLTTSDTAVLSGSLSTHNGNGGGNINVALRRVTSAKGWGEVEFGAGDTHGPLLGMKIFRNLTARCFVTAQCGLHFSSRGVRPGCTTMLARHLDKNTMGYLQWRWGTQSSMNTSIVRDTKTSHFTLAMQLGIPHSFMMMSYQYKFQDDDQTKVKGSIKLNRASQTYFFPIHLTDQLLPSAVFYATVGPLVFYLAIQRLVIRPYVRAQKEHDLEKHRESSASDIARKRQEAESAVLLMQESVRRIIETEESKMGLIILNAWYGKFVTDNSQKHERAKVIDVTVPLQCLVKDSKLILTEATKSGLPGFYDPCVGEEKSLKVLYQFQGAMHQVLSPEGEALRIPKQSHRIDADT from the exons ATGGCGCCGGCCTTGGAAGACGGTGAATTTGACAACGATGATTACTATTCTTTACTTAATGTCAGAAGAGAGGTACGGCATGTTTGGATGCTGTTCGGATGT GCAACACAGGAGGAACTGAAGGTGTCATACAGGCGACTGTGCATGCTCTACCACCCAGACAAGCACAGAGACCCTGAATTGAAAAGGCAGGCGGAACAGCTCTTTAACCTAGTGCATCAAGCTTATGAGG TCCTTAGTGACCCACAGTCACGAGCTATCTATGACATCTATGGCAAGAGAGGACTGGATGTTGAAGGATGGGAG GTGGTGGAGAGAAAAAGATCACCAGTAGAGATCCGAGAGGAGTTTGAGcgtctgcagagagagagggaggagagacggcTACAGCAGAGGACCAATCCCAAg GGGATGATCAGTGTGGGTGTAGATGCCACAGACCTCTTTGATCACTATGAGGAGGATTACGAGGATGTGCCTGGAGGGGGCTTCCCACATGTTGAGATCAACAAGATGCACATATCACAATCCATAGAG GCCCCCCTCACCACCTCAGACACAGCTGTTCTCTCTGGCTCCCTCTCAACCCACAATGGAAACGGAGGAGGAAATATTAACGTGGCACTGCGGAGAGTCACCTCTGCTAAGGGCTGGGGGGAG GTGGAGTTTGGGGCAGGGGACACACACGGGCCCCTCTTAGGTATGAAGATATTCCGTAACCTCACAGCTCGCTG CTTTGTGACTGCTCAGTGTGGACTCCATTTCTCGTCCCGGGGTGTGCGGCCTGGTTGCACCACGATGCTGGCTCGGCACCTGGACAAGAACACCATGGGCTACCTGCAGTGGCGCTGGGGCACCCAGTCCTCCATGAACACCAGCATCGTCAGGGACACGAAGACCAGCCACTTCACCTTGGCCATGCAG CTTGGGATCCCTCACTCCTTCATGATGATGAGCTACCAGTACAAGTTCCAGGACGATGACCAGACCAAAGTCAAGGGCTCAATCAA GCTGAACCGAGCCAGCCAGACATATTTCTTCCCCATCCATCTGACTGACCAGCTCCTGCCCAGTGCAGTGTTCTACGCCACAGTTGGACCACTCGTCTTCTACCTCGCTATTCAGAGACTCGTCATCAGGCCCTACGTGCGTGCCCAGAAGGAACA TGACCTGGAGAAGCACCGGGAGAGTTCAGCCTCGGACATTGCTAGGAAGAGGCAGGAGGCAGAGTCTGCT GTTTTGCTAATGCAGGAATCTGTGCGCAGGATCATTGAAACTGAGGAATCTAAAATGG GTCTCATCATCCTCAACGCCTGGTACGGCAAGTTTGTGACGGACAACAGTCAGAAGCATGAGAGGGCAAAGGTCATTGATGTGACTGTTCCGCTGCAGTGCCTGGTGAAGGACTCCAAACTCATCCTCACAGAGGCCACAAAA TCAGGACTACCTGGGTTCTATGACCCCTGTGTGGGGGAGGAGAAGAgtctgaaggtactgtatcagtTCCAGGGAGCGATGCATCAAGTCCTCTCTCCTGAAGGGGAAGCACTCAGGATACCAAAACAAT CTCACAGGATTGATGCCGACACATAG
- the LOC139542503 gene encoding dnaJ homolog subfamily C member 11-like isoform X4, whose translation MLYHPDKHRDPELKRQAEQLFNLVHQAYEVLSDPQSRAIYDIYGKRGLDVEGWEVVERKRSPVEIREEFERLQREREERRLQQRTNPKGMISVGVDATDLFDHYEEDYEDVPGGGFPHVEINKMHISQSIEAPLTTSDTAVLSGSLSTHNGNGGGNINVALRRVTSAKGWGEVEFGAGDTHGPLLGMKIFRNLTARCFVTAQCGLHFSSRGVRPGCTTMLARHLDKNTMGYLQWRWGTQSSMNTSIVRDTKTSHFTLAMQLGIPHSFMMMSYQYKFQDDDQTKVKGSIKAGFFGTVVEYGAERKISRHSVLGATVSVGVPQGVSLKIKLNRASQTYFFPIHLTDQLLPSAVFYATVGPLVFYLAIQRLVIRPYVRAQKEHDLEKHRESSASDIARKRQEAESAVLLMQESVRRIIETEESKMGLIILNAWYGKFVTDNSQKHERAKVIDVTVPLQCLVKDSKLILTEATKSGLPGFYDPCVGEEKSLKVLYQFQGAMHQVLSPEGEALRIPKQSHRIDADT comes from the exons ATGCTCTACCACCCAGACAAGCACAGAGACCCTGAATTGAAAAGGCAGGCGGAACAGCTCTTTAACCTAGTGCATCAAGCTTATGAGG TCCTTAGTGACCCACAGTCACGAGCTATCTATGACATCTATGGCAAGAGAGGACTGGATGTTGAAGGATGGGAG GTGGTGGAGAGAAAAAGATCACCAGTAGAGATCCGAGAGGAGTTTGAGcgtctgcagagagagagggaggagagacggcTACAGCAGAGGACCAATCCCAAg GGGATGATCAGTGTGGGTGTAGATGCCACAGACCTCTTTGATCACTATGAGGAGGATTACGAGGATGTGCCTGGAGGGGGCTTCCCACATGTTGAGATCAACAAGATGCACATATCACAATCCATAGAG GCCCCCCTCACCACCTCAGACACAGCTGTTCTCTCTGGCTCCCTCTCAACCCACAATGGAAACGGAGGAGGAAATATTAACGTGGCACTGCGGAGAGTCACCTCTGCTAAGGGCTGGGGGGAG GTGGAGTTTGGGGCAGGGGACACACACGGGCCCCTCTTAGGTATGAAGATATTCCGTAACCTCACAGCTCGCTG CTTTGTGACTGCTCAGTGTGGACTCCATTTCTCGTCCCGGGGTGTGCGGCCTGGTTGCACCACGATGCTGGCTCGGCACCTGGACAAGAACACCATGGGCTACCTGCAGTGGCGCTGGGGCACCCAGTCCTCCATGAACACCAGCATCGTCAGGGACACGAAGACCAGCCACTTCACCTTGGCCATGCAG CTTGGGATCCCTCACTCCTTCATGATGATGAGCTACCAGTACAAGTTCCAGGACGATGACCAGACCAAAGTCAAGGGCTCAATCAA AGCTGGCTTTTTTGGGACGGTGGTGGAGTATGGTGCAGAGAGAAAGATCAGTCGGCACAGTGTCTTGGGGGCGACTGTCAGTGTAGGAGTGCCTCAGGGCGTCTCCCTCAAAATAAA GCTGAACCGAGCCAGCCAGACATATTTCTTCCCCATCCATCTGACTGACCAGCTCCTGCCCAGTGCAGTGTTCTACGCCACAGTTGGACCACTCGTCTTCTACCTCGCTATTCAGAGACTCGTCATCAGGCCCTACGTGCGTGCCCAGAAGGAACA TGACCTGGAGAAGCACCGGGAGAGTTCAGCCTCGGACATTGCTAGGAAGAGGCAGGAGGCAGAGTCTGCT GTTTTGCTAATGCAGGAATCTGTGCGCAGGATCATTGAAACTGAGGAATCTAAAATGG GTCTCATCATCCTCAACGCCTGGTACGGCAAGTTTGTGACGGACAACAGTCAGAAGCATGAGAGGGCAAAGGTCATTGATGTGACTGTTCCGCTGCAGTGCCTGGTGAAGGACTCCAAACTCATCCTCACAGAGGCCACAAAA TCAGGACTACCTGGGTTCTATGACCCCTGTGTGGGGGAGGAGAAGAgtctgaaggtactgtatcagtTCCAGGGAGCGATGCATCAAGTCCTCTCTCCTGAAGGGGAAGCACTCAGGATACCAAAACAAT CTCACAGGATTGATGCCGACACATAG
- the LOC139542503 gene encoding dnaJ homolog subfamily C member 11-like isoform X5, whose translation MAPALEDGEFDNDDYYSLLNVRREATQEELKVSYRRLCMLYHPDKHRDPELKRQAEQLFNLVHQAYEVLSDPQSRAIYDIYGKRGLDVEGWEVVERKRSPVEIREEFERLQREREERRLQQRTNPKGMISVGVDATDLFDHYEEDYEDVPGGGFPHVEINKMHISQSIEAPLTTSDTAVLSGSLSTHNGNGGGNINVALRRVTSAKGWGEVEFGAGDTHGPLLGMKIFRNLTARCFVTAQCGLHFSSRGVRPGCTTMLARHLDKNTMGYLQWRWGTQSSMNTSIVRDTKTSHFTLAMQLGIPHSFMMMSYQYKFQDDDQTKVKGSIKLNRASQTYFFPIHLTDQLLPSAVFYATVGPLVFYLAIQRLVIRPYVRAQKEHDLEKHRESSASDIARKRQEAESAVLLMQESVRRIIETEESKMGLIILNAWYGKFVTDNSQKHERAKVIDVTVPLQCLVKDSKLILTEATKSGLPGFYDPCVGEEKSLKVLYQFQGAMHQVLSPEGEALRIPKQSHRIDADT comes from the exons ATGGCGCCGGCCTTGGAAGACGGTGAATTTGACAACGATGATTACTATTCTTTACTTAATGTCAGAAGAGAG GCAACACAGGAGGAACTGAAGGTGTCATACAGGCGACTGTGCATGCTCTACCACCCAGACAAGCACAGAGACCCTGAATTGAAAAGGCAGGCGGAACAGCTCTTTAACCTAGTGCATCAAGCTTATGAGG TCCTTAGTGACCCACAGTCACGAGCTATCTATGACATCTATGGCAAGAGAGGACTGGATGTTGAAGGATGGGAG GTGGTGGAGAGAAAAAGATCACCAGTAGAGATCCGAGAGGAGTTTGAGcgtctgcagagagagagggaggagagacggcTACAGCAGAGGACCAATCCCAAg GGGATGATCAGTGTGGGTGTAGATGCCACAGACCTCTTTGATCACTATGAGGAGGATTACGAGGATGTGCCTGGAGGGGGCTTCCCACATGTTGAGATCAACAAGATGCACATATCACAATCCATAGAG GCCCCCCTCACCACCTCAGACACAGCTGTTCTCTCTGGCTCCCTCTCAACCCACAATGGAAACGGAGGAGGAAATATTAACGTGGCACTGCGGAGAGTCACCTCTGCTAAGGGCTGGGGGGAG GTGGAGTTTGGGGCAGGGGACACACACGGGCCCCTCTTAGGTATGAAGATATTCCGTAACCTCACAGCTCGCTG CTTTGTGACTGCTCAGTGTGGACTCCATTTCTCGTCCCGGGGTGTGCGGCCTGGTTGCACCACGATGCTGGCTCGGCACCTGGACAAGAACACCATGGGCTACCTGCAGTGGCGCTGGGGCACCCAGTCCTCCATGAACACCAGCATCGTCAGGGACACGAAGACCAGCCACTTCACCTTGGCCATGCAG CTTGGGATCCCTCACTCCTTCATGATGATGAGCTACCAGTACAAGTTCCAGGACGATGACCAGACCAAAGTCAAGGGCTCAATCAA GCTGAACCGAGCCAGCCAGACATATTTCTTCCCCATCCATCTGACTGACCAGCTCCTGCCCAGTGCAGTGTTCTACGCCACAGTTGGACCACTCGTCTTCTACCTCGCTATTCAGAGACTCGTCATCAGGCCCTACGTGCGTGCCCAGAAGGAACA TGACCTGGAGAAGCACCGGGAGAGTTCAGCCTCGGACATTGCTAGGAAGAGGCAGGAGGCAGAGTCTGCT GTTTTGCTAATGCAGGAATCTGTGCGCAGGATCATTGAAACTGAGGAATCTAAAATGG GTCTCATCATCCTCAACGCCTGGTACGGCAAGTTTGTGACGGACAACAGTCAGAAGCATGAGAGGGCAAAGGTCATTGATGTGACTGTTCCGCTGCAGTGCCTGGTGAAGGACTCCAAACTCATCCTCACAGAGGCCACAAAA TCAGGACTACCTGGGTTCTATGACCCCTGTGTGGGGGAGGAGAAGAgtctgaaggtactgtatcagtTCCAGGGAGCGATGCATCAAGTCCTCTCTCCTGAAGGGGAAGCACTCAGGATACCAAAACAAT CTCACAGGATTGATGCCGACACATAG
- the LOC139542503 gene encoding dnaJ homolog subfamily C member 11-like isoform X1 has translation MAPALEDGEFDNDDYYSLLNVRREVRHVWMLFGCATQEELKVSYRRLCMLYHPDKHRDPELKRQAEQLFNLVHQAYEVLSDPQSRAIYDIYGKRGLDVEGWEVVERKRSPVEIREEFERLQREREERRLQQRTNPKGMISVGVDATDLFDHYEEDYEDVPGGGFPHVEINKMHISQSIEAPLTTSDTAVLSGSLSTHNGNGGGNINVALRRVTSAKGWGEVEFGAGDTHGPLLGMKIFRNLTARCFVTAQCGLHFSSRGVRPGCTTMLARHLDKNTMGYLQWRWGTQSSMNTSIVRDTKTSHFTLAMQLGIPHSFMMMSYQYKFQDDDQTKVKGSIKAGFFGTVVEYGAERKISRHSVLGATVSVGVPQGVSLKIKLNRASQTYFFPIHLTDQLLPSAVFYATVGPLVFYLAIQRLVIRPYVRAQKEHDLEKHRESSASDIARKRQEAESAVLLMQESVRRIIETEESKMGLIILNAWYGKFVTDNSQKHERAKVIDVTVPLQCLVKDSKLILTEATKSGLPGFYDPCVGEEKSLKVLYQFQGAMHQVLSPEGEALRIPKQSHRIDADT, from the exons ATGGCGCCGGCCTTGGAAGACGGTGAATTTGACAACGATGATTACTATTCTTTACTTAATGTCAGAAGAGAGGTACGGCATGTTTGGATGCTGTTCGGATGT GCAACACAGGAGGAACTGAAGGTGTCATACAGGCGACTGTGCATGCTCTACCACCCAGACAAGCACAGAGACCCTGAATTGAAAAGGCAGGCGGAACAGCTCTTTAACCTAGTGCATCAAGCTTATGAGG TCCTTAGTGACCCACAGTCACGAGCTATCTATGACATCTATGGCAAGAGAGGACTGGATGTTGAAGGATGGGAG GTGGTGGAGAGAAAAAGATCACCAGTAGAGATCCGAGAGGAGTTTGAGcgtctgcagagagagagggaggagagacggcTACAGCAGAGGACCAATCCCAAg GGGATGATCAGTGTGGGTGTAGATGCCACAGACCTCTTTGATCACTATGAGGAGGATTACGAGGATGTGCCTGGAGGGGGCTTCCCACATGTTGAGATCAACAAGATGCACATATCACAATCCATAGAG GCCCCCCTCACCACCTCAGACACAGCTGTTCTCTCTGGCTCCCTCTCAACCCACAATGGAAACGGAGGAGGAAATATTAACGTGGCACTGCGGAGAGTCACCTCTGCTAAGGGCTGGGGGGAG GTGGAGTTTGGGGCAGGGGACACACACGGGCCCCTCTTAGGTATGAAGATATTCCGTAACCTCACAGCTCGCTG CTTTGTGACTGCTCAGTGTGGACTCCATTTCTCGTCCCGGGGTGTGCGGCCTGGTTGCACCACGATGCTGGCTCGGCACCTGGACAAGAACACCATGGGCTACCTGCAGTGGCGCTGGGGCACCCAGTCCTCCATGAACACCAGCATCGTCAGGGACACGAAGACCAGCCACTTCACCTTGGCCATGCAG CTTGGGATCCCTCACTCCTTCATGATGATGAGCTACCAGTACAAGTTCCAGGACGATGACCAGACCAAAGTCAAGGGCTCAATCAA AGCTGGCTTTTTTGGGACGGTGGTGGAGTATGGTGCAGAGAGAAAGATCAGTCGGCACAGTGTCTTGGGGGCGACTGTCAGTGTAGGAGTGCCTCAGGGCGTCTCCCTCAAAATAAA GCTGAACCGAGCCAGCCAGACATATTTCTTCCCCATCCATCTGACTGACCAGCTCCTGCCCAGTGCAGTGTTCTACGCCACAGTTGGACCACTCGTCTTCTACCTCGCTATTCAGAGACTCGTCATCAGGCCCTACGTGCGTGCCCAGAAGGAACA TGACCTGGAGAAGCACCGGGAGAGTTCAGCCTCGGACATTGCTAGGAAGAGGCAGGAGGCAGAGTCTGCT GTTTTGCTAATGCAGGAATCTGTGCGCAGGATCATTGAAACTGAGGAATCTAAAATGG GTCTCATCATCCTCAACGCCTGGTACGGCAAGTTTGTGACGGACAACAGTCAGAAGCATGAGAGGGCAAAGGTCATTGATGTGACTGTTCCGCTGCAGTGCCTGGTGAAGGACTCCAAACTCATCCTCACAGAGGCCACAAAA TCAGGACTACCTGGGTTCTATGACCCCTGTGTGGGGGAGGAGAAGAgtctgaaggtactgtatcagtTCCAGGGAGCGATGCATCAAGTCCTCTCTCCTGAAGGGGAAGCACTCAGGATACCAAAACAAT CTCACAGGATTGATGCCGACACATAG